The following are encoded together in the Streptomyces tsukubensis genome:
- a CDS encoding NUDIX hydrolase: MSIRDHQIVKELAHYIHEHPAESTALMPLYDAVRDHARRGSCRHNDRCPLVTAGAVIVDELHRVLSLRHGGGYSLAELAPEPQDDSLSGAALRLLAEEAGIRDVWTEPGSEGPFLVDVTRAAPEYGPRIRVGFRYLFRAHSGAGFPTMIETGAAAWVPIAEIGIPSVRERLHGHLAGAA, translated from the coding sequence GTGAGCATCAGAGACCACCAGATCGTGAAGGAGCTCGCGCACTACATCCACGAGCACCCTGCCGAGTCGACGGCCCTCATGCCCTTGTACGACGCTGTGCGCGATCACGCGCGGCGTGGGTCCTGTCGCCACAACGACCGGTGCCCCTTGGTGACGGCTGGGGCGGTCATCGTGGATGAGCTCCACCGCGTGCTGTCCCTGCGGCACGGTGGCGGCTACTCTCTCGCCGAGTTGGCTCCAGAGCCCCAGGACGATTCCCTCAGCGGCGCAGCTTTGCGCCTACTGGCCGAAGAAGCCGGTATCCGCGACGTCTGGACGGAGCCGGGCAGCGAGGGGCCCTTCCTGGTCGACGTGACCAGGGCCGCACCCGAGTACGGCCCTCGCATCAGGGTCGGCTTCCGGTACCTCTTCCGCGCCCACTCGGGGGCCGGCTTCCCCACCATGATCGAGACCGGCGCGGCGGCCTGGGTGCCCATAGCCGAGATCGGCATCCCATCGGTGCGCGAGCGCCTCCACGGCCACTTGGCAGGGGCCGCATGA
- a CDS encoding metal-sensitive transcriptional regulator has translation MQMATSTRQEMDGSTSVILGHLNRLLVEDLGTAEDEGVQELLHRGRKLVDYTSRPTAETTSFGAFIYLRDSAHLTRQLLWIYTQHNGLGAP, from the coding sequence ATGCAGATGGCCACCTCCACCCGTCAGGAAATGGACGGGTCCACGTCCGTGATCCTTGGGCACCTCAACCGACTCCTTGTTGAGGACCTGGGAACGGCAGAGGACGAGGGCGTACAGGAGCTGCTCCACCGGGGCCGCAAGCTCGTCGACTACACGAGCCGCCCGACCGCGGAGACCACTTCGTTCGGCGCTTTCATCTACCTCCGGGATAGCGCCCATCTCACGCGCCAACTGCTGTGGATCTACACCCAGCACAACGGGCTCGGTGCCCCGTGA
- a CDS encoding helix-turn-helix domain-containing protein, which produces MTSPSSSVQEARRTLGQRLREIRNDAGLTKRALAALLGWHESKCSRFESGTRAPSEADLRGWASACGAADTAEDLVSTARGIDGMYVDWRKMERSGLKQAQESVLPLWERTERFRIYSHALVPGPVQTASYINALLTSIQSRRGLINDVPEAVKVRVDKQEIVYGSHRFAILLEESALRKRIGGTEMLVGQLGYLLSAAALPSVSIGIIPEDADRSALWPCEGFFLFDDHTVQVELVSAHLTITQKHEIALYAQTFTDLAELAVYGVKARELITAAIASLR; this is translated from the coding sequence ATGACCTCACCGTCTTCAAGTGTCCAGGAAGCACGTAGGACCCTCGGCCAACGCCTTCGCGAGATCCGGAATGACGCCGGACTCACCAAGCGGGCGTTGGCCGCTCTCCTGGGCTGGCACGAGTCAAAGTGCTCACGCTTCGAGAGCGGCACGCGCGCCCCCTCCGAGGCCGACCTCCGAGGCTGGGCTTCTGCCTGCGGCGCTGCGGATACTGCCGAGGATCTCGTCTCCACTGCCCGCGGAATCGACGGTATGTACGTCGATTGGCGCAAGATGGAGCGCTCCGGCCTCAAGCAGGCCCAGGAGTCCGTGCTGCCCCTGTGGGAGCGCACCGAGCGCTTCCGTATCTACTCACACGCGCTGGTCCCGGGCCCCGTACAAACCGCCTCGTACATCAACGCCCTGCTGACTTCCATTCAAAGTCGGCGCGGGCTCATCAACGATGTTCCGGAGGCCGTGAAAGTACGAGTCGACAAGCAGGAGATCGTTTACGGCAGCCACCGATTCGCGATCCTCCTGGAAGAGTCGGCACTCCGGAAGCGCATCGGTGGAACCGAGATGCTGGTCGGCCAACTCGGCTACCTGCTGAGCGCTGCAGCGCTGCCTTCGGTAAGCATTGGCATCATCCCCGAAGACGCCGACCGCTCTGCCCTGTGGCCGTGCGAAGGCTTCTTCCTCTTCGACGACCACACCGTCCAGGTGGAGCTCGTATCGGCCCATCTCACCATTACGCAGAAGCATGAAATTGCTCTGTACGCCCAGACGTTCACCGACCTGGCTGAGCTGGCGGTGTACGGCGTCAAGGCACGCGAGCTGATTACGGCGGCCATCGCATCGCTCAGGTGA
- a CDS encoding DUF6879 family protein, with amino-acid sequence MTRVPTFEDLFRDCQRTAVHLEMRDAYMKSDPAFIDWRAGKSLDPAERWADWHTLVTAATSRGVEVRRARIASTPISEYIRFEYEVTEGLNIAAGEQVRWLSRREATDIALPGNDFWLFDAQLVLVNHFDGEGENLERELNESPESAKLCETAFDAVWRRATPHAEFRPL; translated from the coding sequence GTGACGAGGGTCCCGACGTTTGAGGATCTGTTCCGCGACTGCCAGAGGACGGCTGTTCATCTGGAGATGCGCGACGCCTACATGAAGTCGGACCCGGCCTTCATCGACTGGCGTGCCGGCAAGTCCCTTGACCCTGCAGAGCGCTGGGCCGATTGGCACACGCTGGTCACGGCGGCGACGTCGCGAGGTGTCGAGGTCCGCCGGGCACGAATCGCCTCCACACCCATCAGCGAGTACATCCGCTTCGAGTACGAGGTCACGGAGGGGCTCAACATCGCTGCCGGAGAGCAGGTGCGATGGCTGTCACGCCGCGAAGCCACCGACATTGCTCTGCCAGGCAACGACTTTTGGCTGTTCGACGCCCAGCTCGTCCTGGTCAACCATTTCGACGGTGAGGGCGAGAACTTGGAGCGGGAGCTCAACGAATCCCCGGAGTCGGCGAAGCTCTGCGAAACGGCCTTCGATGCCGTCTGGCGGCGCGCAACGCCGCATGCCGAGTTCCGGCCGCTCTGA
- a CDS encoding mobilization protein: MIPKIILSSGPTATRRTIGYLFGKGRANEHIDPHLTASWNSFAPDPGRSPHRDPKDAMAQLVAQLDQPVRMLGDQAPKDTVWHCPVRAAPEDPILSDAQWADVARRMVAAAGIAPDGDEEACRWVAVRHAEDHIHIAATLVRQDGRRPERGYDQRAVQREARQIEVDYGLRRLKPGDGTGAKRPTSKEHFKAKRLGQDAATRDVLRLRVRRAVAAASDEAEFFTLLEATGVTVRLKLGPSGEALGCNFALPGDTNDKGEPVFYAGSTLAPDLSLPKIRKTLATTSPEPVTVRPGDPWHQATAATDRIPHHLTHSDDQTAQGQLAALGATLDLLPINAPAAVKAQLEQAAAAFERATRSRITADLDSTRVLRRSVRAIWRDRPSDSDGAGIAMLLDTVLTAVAFAKHWHRTHQHAQQEAAAEQALIHLQIAYARVAEPVLTGLAQRAPSPQMKRRFAHHLQQAVPEHAERVLNDPAWEALTTVLAEAEAAGHSATTVLDQALGQRTLDDAHSPARTLTWRIRRLGERHASGPRAQAARFRSTTQRPTASAPASTPTPAPQPPPPRRR; encoded by the coding sequence GTGATACCCAAAATCATCCTCAGCTCGGGCCCGACTGCCACGCGACGCACGATCGGCTACCTCTTCGGCAAGGGCCGCGCCAACGAGCACATCGACCCGCACCTCACAGCCTCCTGGAACAGCTTCGCCCCCGACCCCGGCCGCAGCCCTCACCGCGATCCGAAGGACGCGATGGCCCAGCTCGTCGCGCAGCTCGACCAGCCCGTGAGGATGCTGGGCGACCAGGCGCCCAAGGACACCGTGTGGCACTGCCCCGTACGCGCCGCACCAGAAGACCCGATCCTCAGCGACGCCCAGTGGGCGGACGTCGCCCGCCGAATGGTGGCCGCCGCCGGTATCGCCCCCGACGGTGACGAGGAAGCCTGCCGCTGGGTCGCCGTCCGCCACGCCGAAGACCACATCCACATCGCCGCCACCCTCGTACGCCAGGACGGTCGCCGCCCCGAGCGCGGCTACGACCAGCGCGCCGTCCAGCGTGAGGCCCGCCAGATCGAAGTCGACTACGGGCTGCGGCGGTTGAAGCCGGGCGACGGCACCGGAGCCAAGCGGCCCACAAGCAAGGAACACTTCAAGGCCAAGCGTCTGGGCCAGGACGCCGCCACCCGCGATGTCCTGCGCCTGCGGGTCCGTCGCGCCGTCGCCGCCGCGTCCGACGAGGCCGAGTTCTTCACCCTGCTGGAAGCCACAGGCGTGACCGTGCGCCTCAAGCTCGGCCCTTCCGGCGAGGCTCTCGGCTGCAATTTCGCCCTGCCCGGCGACACCAACGACAAGGGCGAGCCGGTGTTCTACGCGGGCTCCACGCTCGCGCCCGACCTGTCCCTGCCCAAGATCCGCAAGACCCTCGCCACCACCAGTCCCGAACCTGTCACCGTCCGGCCGGGTGATCCGTGGCACCAGGCCACCGCAGCCACCGACCGCATCCCCCACCACCTCACCCACAGCGACGACCAGACCGCCCAAGGCCAACTGGCTGCACTCGGCGCGACGCTGGACCTGCTGCCGATCAACGCACCTGCCGCAGTGAAGGCCCAGCTCGAACAGGCCGCCGCCGCCTTCGAGCGCGCCACTCGCTCCCGCATCACAGCCGACCTCGACAGCACCCGCGTCCTGCGCCGCAGCGTCCGAGCCATCTGGCGCGACCGGCCCTCGGACAGCGACGGAGCCGGAATCGCGATGCTCCTGGACACCGTGCTCACCGCCGTGGCCTTCGCGAAGCACTGGCACCGCACCCACCAGCACGCCCAACAGGAAGCGGCAGCCGAACAAGCCCTCATCCATCTACAGATTGCGTACGCACGGGTCGCCGAGCCGGTCCTGACCGGCCTCGCGCAACGCGCCCCCAGCCCCCAGATGAAGCGCCGCTTCGCCCACCACCTACAGCAGGCGGTGCCGGAGCACGCCGAGCGCGTCCTCAACGACCCCGCGTGGGAAGCACTAACCACCGTGCTCGCCGAAGCGGAGGCAGCCGGGCACAGCGCAACCACCGTCCTCGACCAGGCACTCGGCCAGCGCACCTTGGACGACGCCCACAGCCCCGCCCGCACGCTGACCTGGCGCATCCGCCGCCTCGGCGAACGCCACGCGTCTGGCCCCCGGGCGCAGGCAGCAAGGTTCCGCAGCACCACACAACGCCCCACCGCCTCCGCGCCCGCTTCGACACCTACTCCGGCGCCGCAGCCGCCGCCCCCACGGCGACGCTGA
- a CDS encoding plasmid mobilization protein — protein MQRGEIEARRSEVLNTITPTEIRPMHDPHHEPLTAQQQTTTTPVTRAASCRGRSPYPTSTPQGAEASGAEAAPESVGPRVPTETGGIEPSSNEPHQLAPRRRLRDKQLRERRVHPRYNDDEFALVQNAAALSRMALGGYVAECSLAAARSDDPTAAVADYRAMIKALMASNGQLGQIGNNLNQLTWHLHKDGAWPHPDTVQRLLDRVEASVAELDTAIAQVTEGR, from the coding sequence ATGCAGCGCGGGGAAATCGAAGCCAGACGCAGCGAGGTCCTCAACACCATCACCCCCACGGAGATCCGACCCATGCACGACCCGCACCACGAACCCCTCACGGCTCAGCAGCAGACGACCACCACCCCCGTCACACGCGCAGCAAGTTGTCGGGGAAGGAGTCCTTACCCGACCTCCACCCCACAGGGGGCGGAGGCATCCGGCGCCGAGGCGGCACCGGAGTCGGTCGGCCCAAGGGTGCCGACCGAGACAGGGGGCATCGAGCCGTCGTCGAACGAGCCGCATCAGCTTGCACCGCGTCGCCGTCTGCGTGACAAGCAGCTGCGCGAGCGCCGCGTCCACCCCCGCTACAACGACGACGAGTTCGCCCTTGTCCAGAACGCCGCCGCTCTGAGCCGCATGGCGCTCGGCGGCTACGTGGCCGAGTGCTCGCTCGCCGCCGCCCGCTCCGACGACCCCACCGCAGCCGTCGCCGACTACCGCGCCATGATCAAGGCACTCATGGCCTCCAACGGGCAGCTCGGCCAGATCGGCAACAACCTCAACCAGCTCACCTGGCACCTCCACAAGGACGGCGCCTGGCCCCACCCCGACACCGTCCAACGGCTTCTGGACCGCGTCGAGGCGTCAGTCGCCGAGCTGGACACCGCCATCGCTCAGGTCACTGAGGGGCGGTGA